Sequence from the Acidobacteriota bacterium genome:
GGGCTGCTCGCTGGCCAGATGATATCAAGCGCCCTGGGTCGGGATTCACCTATGATGCGCCGTCCGGAACATCTCCGATTCCCGCGTATCCGGATATGAATCAACACTTTAGCTGGCATTTTATCAATCAACCGCTCCCGGAACCGGGCGTTCCGGTTCCACCTGGGTTTCCGATTGAAAAAGATGGAAACATCATCAAGAAAATCAAAGAAATGACTGAATACCTGCGCACGGCGAGCCCAGATGACCCGAAACAGGCATATTATCTGGCCTGGTTGATGCATCTGGTCGGAGACATCCACCAACCCCTGCACACCGCCGCCCGCATCAGCCAAACCAACCCCAAAGGTGATAAAGGCGGAAATGAGTTTTTTATCGAACCGCTGAAGAATAGTGGGTTCAAACGCTATAAAGATGAACAGCCCAATTTGCATTCCTATTGGGATTCGATTGTTTCAAGGCAAGATACCGTTCCTCAAGTCCGTGCTTTGGGGCGTCGCCTGCCAAAAGCCAAATCTTCGCTCATCAAGCAGATTGACCCTGACATCTGGGCTCAGGAAGGCTTTCAGCTTGCCTCTGAGTTTGCTTATTCCATCGGGTCTGACGAAGTTCCTCAAGTTCACCCCATTACTCCCAGGTACCACACTCAAGCCCGGCAAATCGGTCGCAAACAG
This genomic interval carries:
- a CDS encoding S1/P1 nuclease, producing the protein MKKIILSICLILICISSCPVSAWNNAGHMTVASIAYDRLTPKARSRVDSILKLHPAYPEWTAGRRAKSVYAFLWAARWPDDIKRPGSGFTYDAPSGTSPIPAYPDMNQHFSWHFINQPLPEPGVPVPPGFPIEKDGNIIKKIKEMTEYLRTASPDDPKQAYYLAWLMHLVGDIHQPLHTAARISQTNPKGDKGGNEFFIEPLKNSGFKRYKDEQPNLHSYWDSIVSRQDTVPQVRALGRRLPKAKSSLIKQIDPDIWAQEGFQLASEFAYSIGSDEVPQVHPITPRYHTQARQIGRKQVALAGCRLAELLNEIYSK